Below is a genomic region from Nitrospiraceae bacterium.
CAGAGTATAAATCTGACGATCCCCTCCAGCCTTCCCTTCAACTTCAGCCATAATCAACCTCAGGCAACCTCAAGCAGGAATGAAAATCCCGGCTTGCTTGGGAATCCCTGCTCAAGAAAAGATTCCGCCGGACAGACTTCGAGACCTCACAGGGACATGGTATGTTACTAATAGTCCCATTGATATGAGAGGGAGAGCTTTTGTGAACTTCTGAATGAGGCCAACATGAATGTATGGCCACTGCGATCTCCTAACTTGAATATTGCCTCACATCCATCATCGTCTAGGTGTATAGGTAAACCATGAAAAAACTGTACGTTTCGCAAAGCCTCATCGACGTGGAATCCCGAAAAGAGCTCTTGGATCAGGCCCGGATACCGGCCACGATCAAGAATCAACGCTCAGCGATGTTGGGAGGGGAAGTGCCATTTGTTGAAGTCTTCCCGGAATTGTGGGTGCTGAATGACGAGGATTTTGATCGCGCCCGGACCTTACTTAAAGACTGGGAGTATGCTAAACCTCTCGAAACAACGAAATGGACCTGCTCCGGATGCGGGGAATTGCATCAAAAAGAATTCACCACATGCTGGAAGTGCGGGCTGGAAAGACGGTAAAAGAATTCAGCCTGGTCTCACCAAGACTATTCCATCTT
It encodes:
- a CDS encoding DUF2007 domain-containing protein, which translates into the protein MKKLYVSQSLIDVESRKELLDQARIPATIKNQRSAMLGGEVPFVEVFPELWVLNDEDFDRARTLLKDWEYAKPLETTKWTCSGCGELHQKEFTTCWKCGLERR